In a single window of the Cucurbita pepo subsp. pepo cultivar mu-cu-16 chromosome LG18, ASM280686v2, whole genome shotgun sequence genome:
- the LOC111780430 gene encoding late embryogenesis abundant protein D-34-like, whose product MSQQQPRRPAGDHPEPIKYGDLFPVHGDLAQKPITPEDAAALQATETALLGKTVKGGAAALIQSAAAKNEMAGLLDHGGGDGGNVDADEVSITQREMPGRKVITESVGGQVVTQHSERVPIAPLSTMNPREDVGGGGITIGEALEATAIAVGQKPVEWSDAAAIQAAEARATGRMNIAPGSVAAIAQSAATTNARLTRDEDKTKIADVLKDARLKMPADKPATRQDAEKVAGAEMRNDPLLTTHPTGVAASVAAAARLNENNK is encoded by the exons ATGAGCCAACAACAGCCAAGAAGACCCGCCGGTGATCACCCGGAGCCGATCAAGTACGGCGACCTATTTCCTGTTCACGGTGACCTTGCTCAGAAGCCGATCACGCCCGAGGATGCTGCCGCCCTGCAGGCCACTGAGACCGCCCTCCTCGGCAAGACCGTCAAGGGCGGTGCTGCTGCGCTGATTCAATCTGCTGCTGCCAAAAATGAGATGGCTGGCCTTTTGGATCACGGCGGTGGCGATGGTGGTAATGTTGATGCCGACGAGGTAAGCATTACCCAGAGGGAGATGCCCGGGAGGAAGGTTATTACAGAGTCAGTTGGTGGAcag gttgTGACGCAACACAGCGAGAGGGTTCCTATAGCGCCATTATCGACCATGAATCCACGGGAAGACgttggaggaggaggaatcACGATCGGTGAAGCATTGGAAGCAACCGCCATAGCGGTGGGGCAGAAGCCAGTGGAATGGAGTGATGCCGCCGCAATCCAGGCGGCGGAGGCCAGGGCAACTGGCCGGATGAATATAGCTCCGGGAAGTGTCGCTGCCATCGCGCAATCGGCAGCCACGACGAATGCTCGATTAACACGAGATGAGGACAAGACTAAAATTGCCGACGTTCTGAAG GATGCTCGATTGAAGATGCCAGCAGATAAACCAGCGACGCGACAAGATGCGGAGAAGGTGGCCGGAGCTGAGATGCGAAATGACCCGCTTCTCACGACACATCCTACGGGTGTTGCCGCCTCCGTGGCGGCCGCCGCTAGGCTGAACGAGAACAACAAGTAG